A single genomic interval of Candidatus Sulfotelmatobacter sp. harbors:
- a CDS encoding mechanosensitive ion channel family protein, whose translation MAREFRPSRMLEWTALAALLALPARGFATSARAEAATSPPAPAAPAGRDADFGIAEVRVDGRVLFRVHGAATTTAEDRARNISDRISSAAADTSVSPDSLTIVENPSGSQIVVEERPLVTITEADARLERLTSPQLARQCLTRIRAAIQSYREERTPQSLLKATISAIVISALLVVILAVLLWARRRVTRLLQGLFQRRVSTLRRTDVQLEQTRRVWTAVDNLMSVAEWLVGSLLVVVYLERVLGLFPWTREAANNLLGYIMTPLRTLGAGLVASLPDFMFLLVLALITRVLLRLLAFLAEAIQREAITFKGFDPDWAWPTYRIARTVVLLFAVVVAYPFIPGSNTEAFKGVSIFVGVLVSLGSTSVIGNLLSGYTMIYRRAFRVGDRVLIDNQFGEVVEIRVTVTHLRSPKNEEIILPNSLIMNSKVINYSALARKQGLILHTNVGIGYETPWRQVEAMLKLAADRTQGVAKDPPPFVLQRELGDFAINYELNAYTSDATRILAMYAEMHRNILDIFNEHNVQIMTPAYVADPQSAKVVPKSRWFASPAPAAPPPQP comes from the coding sequence ATGGCTCGCGAGTTCAGGCCGTCGCGCATGCTGGAATGGACCGCGCTCGCGGCGCTGCTCGCGCTCCCGGCGCGGGGTTTCGCGACTTCGGCCCGGGCCGAGGCCGCGACCTCGCCGCCCGCCCCCGCGGCTCCCGCCGGCCGCGACGCCGACTTCGGCATCGCCGAGGTTCGAGTGGATGGCCGCGTGCTGTTCAGGGTGCACGGTGCGGCCACCACCACCGCCGAAGACCGCGCACGCAACATCTCGGATCGCATCAGCAGCGCGGCCGCCGACACCTCGGTCTCGCCCGATAGCTTGACCATCGTCGAGAATCCCTCGGGCAGCCAGATCGTGGTCGAGGAGCGCCCGCTGGTGACGATCACCGAGGCCGATGCGCGGCTCGAGCGACTGACGTCGCCTCAGCTCGCCAGGCAGTGTCTGACGCGCATCCGCGCCGCGATCCAGAGTTACCGGGAGGAGCGAACCCCGCAAAGCCTGCTCAAGGCCACGATCAGCGCAATCGTGATCAGCGCGCTGCTCGTCGTGATCCTGGCGGTCCTGCTGTGGGCGCGCCGGCGCGTGACGCGGCTGCTGCAGGGCCTGTTCCAGAGACGCGTCTCCACGTTGCGGCGCACGGACGTCCAGCTCGAGCAGACGCGCCGCGTATGGACCGCGGTGGACAACCTGATGAGCGTGGCGGAATGGCTGGTGGGTTCGCTGCTGGTGGTGGTCTACCTGGAACGGGTGCTCGGCCTCTTCCCCTGGACGCGAGAGGCCGCCAACAATCTGCTCGGCTACATCATGACGCCGCTCCGCACGCTCGGCGCGGGGCTGGTCGCGTCGCTCCCGGACTTCATGTTCCTGCTGGTGCTCGCCTTGATCACCCGGGTGCTGCTGCGCCTGCTGGCGTTTCTGGCGGAGGCGATCCAGCGCGAGGCCATCACCTTCAAGGGTTTCGATCCCGATTGGGCCTGGCCAACCTATCGCATCGCTCGAACCGTCGTGCTGCTGTTCGCGGTGGTGGTGGCCTACCCGTTCATCCCCGGTTCGAACACCGAGGCCTTCAAGGGCGTCTCGATCTTCGTCGGGGTGCTGGTCTCACTCGGCTCGACTTCGGTGATCGGTAATCTTCTCTCCGGTTACACCATGATCTACCGGCGTGCGTTTCGGGTGGGTGACCGCGTATTGATCGACAACCAGTTCGGAGAAGTCGTGGAGATCCGGGTGACGGTGACTCACCTGCGCTCTCCCAAGAACGAGGAGATCATCCTTCCCAATTCGCTGATCATGAACAGCAAGGTGATCAACTACAGCGCGCTGGCGCGGAAGCAGGGCCTGATCCTGCACACCAACGTGGGAATCGGCTACGAGACCCCGTGGCGCCAGGTCGAGGCCATGCTCAAATTGGCGGCCGATCGCACTCAGGGAGTGGCGAAGGATCCGCCGCCCTTCGTGCTTCAGCGCGAGCTTGGCGATTTCGCAATCAATTACGAGCTGAACGCCTACACCTCCGACGCCACCCGGATCCTCGCGATGTACGCCGAGATGCATCGCAACATCCTCGACATCTTCAACGAGCACAACGTCCAGATCATGACGCCGGCCTACGTCGCGGACCCGCAGTCCGCTAAAGTCGTGCCGAAGTCCAGGTGGTTCGCGTCGCCGGCGCCCGCCGCCCCGCCGCCGCAACCCTAG
- a CDS encoding outer membrane beta-barrel protein — MRATIGLRSMLVPAGLLLVSALAPALASAQNMYQHKGTFVLGGGMNAPVGEINPYLNSSGSFYFGGGRNLNRRFALQVEYTHNWLAVDDAVIQRAADETQDSTQIQNAHASLWSVTLNGVLRFREDTDVVPWITAGGGYYKRNLILTANALVYYPPIWDPWWGWIDGGWGPGQAVVGQRASSGFGFNVGGGIDFEIENGASLFLEARYHMAFMDAVNMQIVPVMAGIRW; from the coding sequence ATGCGCGCCACGATCGGTCTTCGCTCAATGCTCGTTCCGGCTGGCCTGTTGCTCGTTTCCGCGCTCGCGCCCGCCCTCGCCTCGGCGCAGAACATGTACCAGCACAAGGGCACATTCGTTCTCGGCGGCGGAATGAACGCCCCGGTCGGAGAGATCAATCCCTACCTGAACTCGAGCGGATCGTTCTACTTCGGCGGTGGCCGGAATCTCAACCGGAGATTCGCGCTCCAGGTGGAGTACACGCACAACTGGCTGGCGGTCGACGACGCGGTGATTCAGCGCGCGGCCGACGAAACCCAGGACTCCACGCAGATCCAGAACGCCCACGCCAGCCTCTGGTCGGTCACGCTGAACGGCGTGCTGCGGTTTCGCGAGGACACCGACGTCGTGCCCTGGATCACCGCCGGCGGCGGCTACTACAAGCGCAATCTGATCCTGACCGCGAATGCGCTGGTCTACTACCCGCCGATCTGGGACCCCTGGTGGGGCTGGATCGACGGGGGCTGGGGCCCGGGACAGGCGGTGGTGGGCCAGCGGGCGAGCTCCGGGTTCGGATTCAACGTGGGCGGAGGCATCGACTTCGAGATCGAGAATGGCGCGTCGCTGTTCCTCGAGGCCCGCTATCACATGGCGTTCATGGATGCCGTCAACATGCAGATCGTACCGGTGATGGCCGGCATTCGATGGTAG
- a CDS encoding pyridoxal-phosphate dependent enzyme, which produces MGRAAELKLSPPTLDELRAARDRVSGHIVRTPLLRLPPLPGEPELWLKLETLQPIGSFKLRGAANALGRVAAESLARGVYTASAGNMAQGVAWCARAMGVPCTVVVPDHAPRAKLEAVERLGARIVPVPFARWWQVMVERRYEGLEGHFVHPVSDPDVIAGNGTLGLELLEDLPGLANVLVPYGGGGLSCGVAAALRAAGSSAQVFGCEVETAAPLSASFRAREPRTIDYRASFVDGIGGRSLLEEMWPLASTLLAGALLVSLEEIAAAIRLLVARVRVVAEGAGAAGVAAALSGRPATGLGGDSIARSGGPTVCVVSGGNIDVGKLATILEGRLP; this is translated from the coding sequence ATGGGGCGGGCCGCCGAGCTGAAACTCTCGCCGCCGACGCTCGACGAGCTGCGCGCGGCCCGCGACCGCGTCTCCGGCCATATCGTGCGCACGCCGCTGCTGCGCCTGCCACCGCTGCCGGGCGAGCCCGAGCTGTGGCTCAAGCTCGAGACGCTCCAGCCGATCGGCTCGTTCAAGCTTCGTGGCGCCGCGAACGCGCTGGGCCGCGTTGCTGCCGAGTCGCTGGCGCGCGGCGTGTACACGGCCAGCGCCGGCAACATGGCGCAGGGCGTGGCATGGTGCGCGCGGGCGATGGGGGTGCCGTGCACGGTGGTGGTGCCCGACCACGCTCCGCGCGCCAAGCTCGAGGCGGTCGAACGGCTCGGCGCTCGGATCGTGCCGGTGCCCTTCGCGCGCTGGTGGCAGGTGATGGTGGAGCGCCGCTACGAAGGGCTGGAGGGACATTTCGTCCACCCGGTGAGCGACCCCGACGTGATTGCCGGCAACGGCACGCTCGGGCTCGAGCTGCTCGAGGATCTTCCGGGCCTCGCCAACGTGCTGGTGCCCTACGGCGGCGGCGGGCTGTCGTGCGGCGTCGCTGCCGCGCTGCGCGCCGCGGGGTCGAGCGCCCAAGTGTTCGGCTGCGAGGTCGAGACCGCGGCTCCGCTCTCCGCCTCGTTCCGCGCTCGCGAGCCCCGGACCATCGATTACCGCGCGAGCTTCGTGGATGGCATCGGCGGCCGGAGTCTGCTGGAGGAAATGTGGCCGCTCGCCTCCACGCTGCTGGCCGGAGCGCTGTTGGTCTCGCTCGAAGAGATCGCGGCCGCGATTCGGCTGCTCGTCGCCCGGGTGCGCGTGGTGGCGGAGGGCGCGGGGGCCGCCGGAGTGGCCGCGGCGCTCTCCGGCCGCCCGGCAACCGGACTCGGGGGCGATTCGATCGCGCGGTCGGGCGGCCCGACGGTGTGCGTTGTCTCCGGCGGCAACATCGACGTCGGGAAGCTGGCGACGATCCTGGAAGGGCGGCTCCCCTGA
- a CDS encoding threonine/serine dehydratase yields MTIALDSIRAASDRIGPYLHRTPLFSSRALGARTGTTLSFKCESFQKTGSFKPRGALNIVLSLPEERRARGLITVSAGNHAQAVAWAAGVVEVPCVVVMPADAPRAKLDAVRGYGATIVAHEDRATLFERLREEEAKTGAHFVHPFDDPVGLAGAGTVGLEIVEQLPDVELVVVPIGGGGLMAGVTCAVKALKPSCRVIGVELAEGPGMSPALAAGKPVPVKRPRTLADGLTPPFVGNLPLEVARQLLDGIVTVTEAEILAALRELVMRAKLYVEGSGAAATAALLAGRIAHAPGDRVVSIVSGGNMDPARLGEVFAEAGVGA; encoded by the coding sequence ATGACCATCGCGCTCGACTCGATCCGTGCGGCCTCGGACCGGATCGGACCCTATCTCCACCGCACGCCGCTCTTCTCCTCCCGCGCCCTCGGCGCGCGCACCGGGACCACGCTCTCCTTCAAGTGCGAAAGCTTTCAGAAGACCGGCTCGTTCAAGCCGCGCGGTGCGCTCAACATCGTGCTGTCGTTGCCCGAGGAGCGCCGCGCGCGCGGATTGATCACGGTGTCTGCCGGCAATCATGCCCAGGCGGTGGCCTGGGCGGCGGGTGTCGTCGAGGTTCCCTGCGTCGTGGTCATGCCGGCCGACGCCCCGCGCGCCAAGCTCGACGCGGTGCGCGGGTACGGCGCCACCATCGTCGCGCATGAGGATCGCGCCACGCTGTTCGAGCGCCTGCGCGAGGAGGAGGCCAAGACCGGCGCCCACTTCGTCCACCCGTTCGACGATCCGGTGGGACTCGCCGGGGCCGGCACGGTGGGACTCGAAATCGTAGAGCAGCTTCCCGATGTCGAGCTGGTGGTGGTTCCGATTGGCGGCGGCGGACTAATGGCGGGCGTGACGTGCGCCGTGAAGGCGCTGAAGCCGAGCTGCCGCGTGATCGGCGTCGAGCTGGCCGAGGGCCCCGGCATGTCCCCCGCGCTTGCGGCGGGCAAGCCGGTGCCCGTGAAGCGCCCGAGGACGCTGGCCGACGGGCTGACGCCGCCGTTCGTCGGGAACCTTCCGCTCGAGGTCGCGCGCCAGCTGCTCGATGGAATCGTCACGGTCACCGAAGCCGAGATTCTCGCCGCCCTGCGCGAGCTGGTGATGCGCGCCAAGCTCTACGTCGAGGGTTCGGGCGCCGCCGCCACCGCCGCGCTGCTGGCGGGAAGGATCGCCCATGCCCCGGGCGATCGAGTGGTGAGCATCGTTTCGGGCGGCAACATGGACCCGGCGCGCCTGGGAGAGGTGTTCGCGGAAGCGGGGGTCGGCGCGTGA
- a CDS encoding DcaP family trimeric outer membrane transporter, with protein sequence MRRPTPRFALILLASLAWTSAGGAFVANSAPASPSTARPATSRPAAKPKRDPNAARISALQDTISAQQRRLDQAQARLDEQSRVIDRQNAGVDSLRQDIAATQQSIHDLQQQIDFFRAQMPDSAYRAALEKRLKEVETEAAQPPELPPDTISADFPGGIRIPGSDAAIKFGGRVRASYVLTLNPLGTDDRFLTNSIPVAVTQVAGEARRVNFSARTSRLNFEFRTPGGAGQVRSFIEGDFAGTAGTSNAFRLRHAYAQYQGVIVGQTWSTFSDPETQPQDLDFEGLSSENVIRQPQVRYWLRNSKGTRWAFAAETPLVSASGGQGVNLVPDLVVRGVRSDSKGGHLQLAAVLRQLRVQPDSFPGKVVSDQGWGASVSGVVMIPKHGPKDRLVFQANGGRGIARYVNDLNSLGGSDAVVNPSTGELKPLPVFGWYVDYEHEWNNWQDLSRLRFRSCLLWSVVGVDNLDFQPPSAYRSTDRIAGNVIISPNSRIDVGLEYLYGTRENKDGQRASANQVQIVSIINF encoded by the coding sequence TTGCGCCGTCCGACTCCACGGTTCGCGCTGATCCTGCTGGCATCGCTCGCCTGGACGAGCGCAGGCGGGGCATTCGTTGCGAATTCCGCCCCAGCTTCGCCCTCCACGGCAAGACCGGCGACTTCGCGGCCCGCGGCCAAACCGAAGCGCGATCCCAACGCGGCCAGGATCTCGGCGCTGCAGGACACGATCTCGGCGCAGCAGCGGCGCCTCGATCAGGCCCAGGCCCGGCTCGACGAGCAGTCACGGGTCATCGATCGGCAGAACGCCGGCGTGGACTCACTGCGGCAGGACATCGCGGCGACTCAGCAGTCGATCCACGACCTTCAGCAGCAGATCGATTTCTTCCGCGCGCAGATGCCGGATTCCGCCTATCGAGCGGCGCTCGAGAAGCGCCTCAAGGAAGTCGAGACCGAGGCCGCCCAGCCGCCCGAGCTGCCGCCCGACACGATTTCCGCCGATTTTCCGGGCGGGATCCGGATTCCGGGCTCGGACGCCGCGATCAAGTTCGGCGGCCGCGTACGTGCTTCGTACGTGCTGACCCTCAATCCGCTCGGCACCGACGATCGGTTCCTGACCAACTCGATCCCGGTCGCCGTGACCCAGGTCGCCGGTGAAGCGCGCCGCGTCAATTTCTCCGCGCGCACCAGCCGGCTCAATTTCGAATTTCGCACCCCGGGTGGCGCGGGCCAGGTGCGCAGCTTCATTGAGGGCGACTTCGCCGGCACCGCCGGGACGTCGAACGCATTTCGCCTTCGCCATGCCTACGCCCAGTATCAGGGCGTCATCGTCGGCCAGACCTGGTCCACGTTCTCCGATCCCGAGACTCAGCCGCAGGATCTCGACTTCGAGGGTTTGAGCAGCGAAAACGTGATTCGCCAGCCGCAGGTGCGGTACTGGCTCCGCAATTCGAAGGGCACGCGCTGGGCGTTCGCCGCAGAGACGCCGCTGGTCTCGGCTTCGGGCGGGCAGGGCGTCAACCTGGTCCCCGACCTGGTGGTGCGCGGCGTCCGTTCCGACTCGAAGGGCGGACACCTTCAGCTCGCGGCGGTGCTGCGCCAGCTCCGTGTCCAGCCCGACAGCTTTCCCGGCAAAGTGGTCAGCGATCAGGGCTGGGGCGCCAGCGTGAGCGGCGTCGTCATGATTCCCAAGCACGGGCCCAAGGATCGTCTGGTGTTCCAGGCCAACGGCGGAAGGGGAATCGCACGCTACGTCAATGACCTGAACTCGCTGGGCGGATCCGATGCGGTGGTCAATCCCTCCACCGGCGAGCTGAAACCGCTGCCGGTGTTCGGCTGGTACGTGGACTACGAGCACGAGTGGAACAACTGGCAGGACTTGTCGCGGCTCAGGTTCCGCTCGTGCCTGCTGTGGAGCGTGGTCGGCGTCGACAATCTGGACTTCCAGCCGCCCAGCGCCTATCGCTCCACCGACCGCATCGCCGGCAACGTGATCATCTCGCCCAACTCTCGCATCGACGTCGGACTCGAGTACCTCTACGGCACGCGCGAGAACAAGGATGGCCAGCGTGCGTCCGCGAATCAGGTCCAGATTGTCTCGATCATCAACTTCTAG
- a CDS encoding DUF748 domain-containing protein, which yields MFIAVTAVVVLYLGFGFWVAPGLVRGAILRGASERLTRAPELKRVRVNPLNLSMHVEGFSLERADGQRVLGFEDFYVRFDPLGSLIDRGLTLARLRLDRPLLAVEMRPGGALDVAELIRPDSTKVDTTVQPPPLHVKQLLITDGAISFADPSRTPPLQMGAKPVDLTLMDLRTRRGARNEFSLRAATVRGESLHWEAKFVLAPFHSEGLLELKNVKAKTLTSLAGTAIPFSMPSGDADFATRYHVDARDHPMSVGLEDLRAELRDWTLANRAADTTFIVLQRARLLGGSVDVNHSRVTLDSIAVDGGHVSLWMERNHHLNLEAWATAPDTTVPPWITHVQGIGAHGLQVSFEDRQVGPPATFELNDVEAALADLSTEPHAVGRLTSARAKIFDSGDCSASGAIGLTGPSADLQVEVKRFPLRSTQPYMNHLNRVVILGGDANGKGRLRFNTFGPKGPLLRYEGSASVDGFKSVDRKLRQELLSWRSLRLNALRYDVMPSAIETRQVDVEGGFIRVVVGPDRIPNLATVALPPDSAAGYSSFSTDSTDTLRAKIDLVNIKDGSAYFSDLSLRPAFTTGIEALNGSIKGLSSFQESGGEIALDGQVDRYAPVRVEGAFNPLSKGGHTDMSLSFKHIELTTFTPYSGKFMGYRIERGKLSLDLHYVVDGRQLQGSNKILMEQLTLGDKVDSPEATHLPVRFAIALLKDKDGNIDLDLPVKGSLDDPKFSIGRVILKVLTNLVTKAVTSPFKALGALFGGSEEQLDVIEFAAGSSVVDSSQVTRLDQLGKALTERPGLRLDIPAGYDALADSVALVTAAYEQRLRDAMQAEAARRGGPSSGGADPRSRAVEKLYVAQFGSAPPPVTHTGPKLKKGEVDTLLVAAQQARITDMEQRLKAALRLDPGDLTRLGQARALALKDQLVANGVDAGQVFVVDAGEPEHIAGPTVRLKLALDSR from the coding sequence GTGTTCATCGCCGTCACGGCGGTTGTGGTGCTCTACCTCGGCTTCGGCTTCTGGGTCGCGCCCGGCCTGGTGCGTGGCGCGATCCTGCGGGGCGCCTCCGAGAGGCTGACGCGCGCGCCCGAGCTGAAACGCGTGCGTGTCAACCCGCTCAACCTCTCGATGCACGTCGAGGGATTCTCGCTCGAGCGCGCCGACGGGCAGCGCGTCCTCGGCTTCGAGGACTTCTACGTTCGCTTCGATCCGCTCGGGTCCCTGATCGATCGCGGTCTGACGCTGGCGCGGCTCCGACTCGATCGACCGTTGCTCGCGGTCGAGATGCGTCCCGGCGGCGCGTTGGACGTGGCGGAGCTGATCCGCCCCGACAGCACCAAAGTGGACACCACGGTTCAGCCGCCTCCCCTGCACGTGAAGCAACTGCTGATCACCGACGGGGCGATCTCGTTTGCCGATCCCTCGCGCACCCCGCCGTTGCAGATGGGCGCGAAGCCGGTGGATCTCACCCTCATGGATCTGCGCACCCGGCGCGGGGCGCGAAACGAATTCTCGCTGCGCGCCGCCACCGTCCGGGGCGAGAGCCTGCACTGGGAGGCGAAGTTCGTGCTCGCTCCCTTTCATTCAGAGGGTTTGCTCGAGCTCAAGAACGTGAAGGCCAAGACGCTCACCAGCCTGGCCGGCACGGCGATCCCGTTTTCCATGCCGTCGGGCGACGCTGATTTCGCGACGCGCTATCACGTCGACGCGCGCGACCATCCGATGTCGGTCGGGCTGGAAGACCTGCGGGCCGAGCTGCGCGACTGGACCCTCGCCAATCGCGCCGCCGACACCACCTTCATCGTGCTCCAGCGAGCCCGGCTGCTGGGCGGCAGCGTGGACGTCAACCACTCGCGAGTCACGCTCGATTCGATCGCGGTCGACGGCGGTCACGTCTCATTGTGGATGGAGCGCAACCATCACCTGAATCTCGAGGCCTGGGCGACGGCGCCCGACACCACGGTGCCGCCATGGATCACGCATGTTCAGGGCATCGGAGCGCACGGATTGCAGGTGAGCTTCGAGGATCGCCAGGTCGGTCCGCCTGCGACCTTCGAACTGAACGACGTCGAGGCGGCGCTCGCCGATCTGAGCACTGAACCCCACGCCGTCGGCCGACTGACGAGCGCCCGCGCGAAAATCTTCGACAGCGGGGACTGCAGCGCCAGCGGTGCGATTGGCCTCACCGGCCCTTCCGCCGACCTGCAGGTCGAGGTGAAGCGATTCCCGCTGCGCTCCACCCAGCCCTACATGAATCACCTGAACCGCGTCGTGATCCTGGGCGGAGACGCGAACGGCAAGGGCCGGCTCCGATTCAATACCTTCGGCCCGAAGGGACCGCTGCTGCGCTACGAAGGCAGCGCCAGCGTCGACGGCTTCAAGAGCGTGGACCGGAAACTTCGCCAGGAACTGCTCAGCTGGCGATCGCTCAGACTCAACGCGCTCAGGTACGACGTGATGCCCTCGGCGATCGAGACCAGGCAGGTCGACGTCGAGGGCGGATTCATCCGCGTGGTGGTCGGCCCCGATCGGATCCCAAACCTGGCCACCGTGGCTCTGCCGCCGGATTCGGCGGCCGGCTACTCGTCGTTCAGCACCGACTCGACCGACACCCTGCGCGCGAAGATCGATCTCGTGAACATCAAGGACGGCTCGGCCTACTTCTCCGACCTCTCGTTGCGCCCGGCCTTCACCACCGGGATCGAGGCGCTGAACGGCTCGATCAAGGGCCTGTCCTCGTTCCAGGAATCCGGCGGCGAGATCGCGCTCGACGGCCAGGTGGATCGCTACGCGCCGGTCCGGGTGGAGGGCGCCTTCAATCCGCTCTCGAAGGGCGGACACACCGACATGAGTCTGTCCTTCAAGCACATTGAGCTCACCACCTTCACGCCCTACTCGGGAAAGTTCATGGGCTACCGCATCGAACGCGGCAAGCTCTCGCTCGATCTCCATTACGTGGTCGACGGCCGGCAGCTGCAGGGCTCGAACAAGATCCTGATGGAGCAGCTCACCCTGGGCGACAAGGTCGACAGCCCCGAGGCCACTCATCTGCCGGTGCGTTTCGCGATCGCGCTGCTCAAGGACAAGGACGGCAATATCGACCTCGATCTGCCGGTGAAGGGCAGTCTCGACGATCCCAAGTTCAGCATTGGACGCGTGATCCTCAAGGTGCTGACCAACCTGGTGACCAAGGCGGTCACCTCGCCGTTCAAGGCGCTGGGCGCGTTGTTTGGTGGCTCGGAGGAGCAACTCGACGTGATCGAGTTCGCGGCCGGCAGCAGCGTGGTGGACAGCTCCCAAGTCACGCGACTCGATCAGCTCGGGAAGGCGCTCACCGAGCGGCCGGGGCTCCGCCTCGACATTCCCGCCGGCTACGACGCGCTGGCCGATTCGGTGGCGCTGGTGACGGCTGCATACGAACAGAGACTGCGCGATGCCATGCAGGCCGAGGCCGCGCGGCGAGGCGGCCCGTCCTCCGGCGGAGCCGACCCGCGATCGCGTGCGGTGGAGAAGCTCTACGTCGCCCAGTTCGGCTCGGCGCCGCCACCCGTGACCCACACCGGGCCCAAACTCAAGAAGGGCGAGGTGGACACGCTGCTGGTCGCTGCCCAACAGGCGCGGATCACCGACATGGAGCAGCGACTCAAGGCCGCGCTGCGGCTCGATCCCGGCGATCTCACACGCCTCGGTCAGGCGCGCGCGCTCGCGCTCAAGGATCAGCTGGTGGCGAACGGCGTCGACGCCGGGCAGGTGTTCGTGGTGGACGCCGGCGAACCGGAGCACATCGCCGGCCCGACCGTGAGGCTCAAGCTGGCGCTCGATAGCCGCTAG
- a CDS encoding M48 family metallopeptidase has protein sequence MSAPSRFSVHSLAIGSILVLLPSCATVPVTGRHQLNLIPQSEMLSMSESQYSDFLKTNQESDDAEGKALVVKVGTNIQHAVERYMDSKGLGDKIKGFHWEFHLVESNEVNAWCMPGGKVVVYTGILPVTKTEAGLAVVLGHEIGHAIAQHGNERMSQSLMAQMGGVALGAALQSHPQQTQQLWMTAFGAGAQYGALLPFNRTQESEADHIGLVLMAMAGYDPNEAVTFWQRMATAGGGKPPELLSTHPSDQRRIDDIKKELPEAMTYYRKP, from the coding sequence ATGAGTGCCCCTTCCCGCTTCAGCGTTCATTCGCTCGCGATCGGCTCGATCCTGGTGTTGCTGCCCTCCTGCGCGACCGTGCCGGTCACCGGCCGGCACCAGCTCAATTTGATACCCCAATCCGAGATGCTCTCGATGAGCGAGTCGCAGTACTCCGACTTCCTCAAGACCAACCAGGAGAGCGACGATGCCGAGGGCAAGGCGCTGGTGGTCAAGGTCGGCACCAACATCCAGCACGCCGTCGAGCGCTACATGGACTCGAAAGGACTGGGCGACAAGATCAAGGGATTCCATTGGGAATTCCATCTGGTCGAGAGCAACGAAGTAAACGCCTGGTGCATGCCGGGCGGAAAAGTCGTCGTGTACACCGGCATCCTTCCCGTCACCAAGACCGAAGCCGGGCTGGCGGTGGTGCTCGGACACGAGATCGGGCACGCCATCGCCCAGCACGGCAACGAGCGCATGAGCCAGAGTCTGATGGCGCAAATGGGCGGCGTGGCGCTCGGCGCGGCACTGCAAAGTCATCCCCAGCAGACCCAGCAACTGTGGATGACGGCGTTCGGCGCCGGCGCGCAGTACGGCGCGCTGCTCCCCTTCAACCGCACCCAGGAGAGCGAAGCCGACCACATCGGCCTCGTTCTGATGGCGATGGCCGGCTACGACCCGAATGAAGCCGTGACTTTCTGGCAGCGCATGGCGACGGCCGGCGGCGGGAAGCCGCCCGAGCTGCTGAGCACGCACCCCTCGGATCAGCGGCGCATCGACGACATCAAGAAGGAGCTGCCCGAAGCGATGACCTACTACAGGAAGCCCTAG
- a CDS encoding ornithine cyclodeaminase family protein, producing MKVLFLNEAGVHQLLPMTACVPLMRETLSTLARGDAVLPLRNMVRLPDGSGILGLMPGYLGKPESFGLKVVSVMPGNHGTAYDSHQGVVMLFGVKHGEPLAILDATAITAIRTAAVSGAATQALARADAGDLAMLGSGVQAHTHLAAMAAVRRLRRVRVWSRTRAHAESFAAREGGTLPGGVPVELAASAEDAVRGADLICTTTAAKLPILEGRWIAPGAHVNAVGACFAGTRELDAEAVRRSRFFTDRRESCLNEAGDFLIARQEGAITDAHLLGELGDIFLGRLEGRRSSEDITVFESLGIAVEDLASAHLLLERARATGAGTWLEWGGPPS from the coding sequence GTGAAGGTGCTGTTCCTCAACGAGGCGGGCGTCCACCAGCTCCTGCCGATGACGGCCTGCGTGCCGCTGATGCGCGAGACGCTCTCGACGCTCGCGCGCGGCGACGCGGTCTTGCCGCTCCGCAACATGGTGCGCCTGCCGGATGGCTCGGGAATCCTCGGCCTGATGCCCGGATACCTCGGCAAGCCCGAGAGCTTCGGGCTCAAGGTGGTCTCGGTGATGCCGGGCAACCACGGCACGGCCTACGATTCGCACCAGGGCGTGGTGATGCTGTTCGGGGTGAAGCACGGCGAGCCGCTCGCGATTCTCGACGCGACCGCGATCACCGCGATTCGCACCGCGGCGGTGTCGGGCGCCGCGACCCAGGCCCTCGCGCGCGCCGACGCCGGGGATCTCGCCATGCTCGGCTCGGGGGTTCAGGCGCACACGCATCTGGCCGCGATGGCCGCGGTGCGGCGGCTGCGCCGGGTCCGCGTGTGGAGTCGAACGCGCGCCCACGCCGAGAGCTTCGCGGCCCGCGAGGGCGGCACGCTGCCGGGCGGCGTGCCGGTCGAACTCGCCGCCAGCGCGGAGGATGCGGTGCGCGGTGCGGATCTGATCTGCACCACCACCGCCGCGAAGCTGCCGATCCTGGAAGGTCGGTGGATCGCTCCCGGCGCCCACGTCAACGCGGTCGGCGCGTGCTTCGCCGGAACGCGCGAGCTCGACGCCGAAGCGGTCCGTCGCTCGCGTTTCTTCACCGATCGCCGCGAATCGTGCCTGAACGAGGCCGGCGATTTCCTGATCGCGCGGCAGGAGGGGGCGATCACCGACGCCCACCTGCTGGGCGAGCTGGGCGACATCTTTCTCGGCCGACTGGAAGGGCGGCGCTCATCCGAGGACATCACGGTCTTCGAATCGCTCGGCATCGCGGTCGAGGATCTGGCCTCGGCGCACCTTCTGCTCGAGCGAGCGCGCGCCACCGGCGCCGGCACCTGGCTCGAATGGGGCGGGCCGCCGAGCTGA